The Bacillus sp. F19 DNA segment CATTTCTTGGCAGTCCGTTTATGATTTTCGGCAAAGTTCCATTCAGTCCGCTGAAAAGATAACCATTTTCGGTCAGCACTTTATACCAGGCAAGGTTAGAATCCAGGTTATCATGAACGCGGATGTGCGCATTTTCATTTAGGATATAAAGTGGTGACAGATATAAAGCAATGGCCAACATGCATAAATAGATCAAAATGCGTTCGATTTTTTTATTCCTTTTTTGTTCCATAAATTCACCTCGGGGATAAAGCAGGTGTGCTTTCTTTAATTTTTACAACTTCAGATAAAATATTCCATTTTTATTGCGTATAAAAAAAGGGCTTGTTTTCACAAGTCCTTCTCGATTTTATTCATTGCTGTCAGAAAAATAAGGATTAAATCCAAAGTTTTTTCTAATTTCATCTGTTATTATGAGTTGTTCGTTCAAATAGATCTCCTCATCAGAAACAGCTTGTACACTGCCGTCATAATGTAAAGGCTTTTGTCCCATAATATACAATCCCCCCTTACCTTTTTGTGTCTGTTATGCCATTTAAAGTAAATATTTTACTTATTTTAAATATTTTTTCCTATTAATTAAAAAACATCCAATTTATTAAATAGGATGCACATGATTTTATTAATTATGATGGCTTACTGCATTAGACGGCCAATATAGTCTGATACAGATGCCCACCCAATTCGTCCAAAGCCATTAAATAACCCCATAATACCTACCATAGCAGCGGCTGCAGCTGCGCTTAATCCCGCTGCAAAACATAGCGTAGATAGAAGACCGGAAGCTCTGGGTCCATATTTTTCAACAAAGTGTCCCATAAATGCTGCAGATAATCCTAAAAAAAGTATCGCAATGCTGAATGCAAGCGAGATTTCGCTTAATCCCAATTATGTTCATCTCTGAGAGGATTGGTAAATACACTCCATGAATAAACAGAGCCAATTGAAATATGGATCCCTACCGCAGCAACTGCTATCAGCCAGCGATTTTTCGTTTTCGTCATTTTTTCTCCTCTTTTCTAAGCATTAGGGTGAAGGCAGACACATTTATTGCCTTCACCATTTCCTTATTCCAGAGTTTCATTTTTATGACGCACTTGATCTTCTTTACTTTGATTGGTTTTTTCAATGTGCTCCGTCTCCTGTCCCATACCCTTCAAGAAACTGATCAGCAATGTGACTGCCCGGTTTACTTCAGGATCCTTCAGCGAGCGGGCAAGATCAAAATAGCTCGTTTTTTCTGCTGGATCTTTATTTTCAGCTGCTCTTGCGATTCCTGCATTCACTTTTAATAAAAAGGGCTCCAGCTGCTTGACATTGATCATGCCAAGCACCCCTGTCATTAAAAGCAGGTTTTTTAAACTGTTGGTCGTTTCTTTTTTATCCACTGTCTTGACCAGAATGTCCATCACTTTGTCACCCTGTCCGAATAAGCCCTTCAATAACGGCAAAATCCCTCTATCCTGCATGTACTGAAGAATCTCAAGCGTATCAATAATGGCGTCTTTATGATCAATTAAAGCATCTTCAACTTCTCTTAAGTCTTCTTTTCGCTTTTCTTCTTCTGTTTTCTCAATTCGTGTAATGGTTTTAGTTGCCTTTGCCAACCTTATTTCCCTCCTTTTTAACGAGGTCGCCTGGGAACGCATAGTCTTTGCGCTTCCATTTTCTTTCTACTTCCACACCTCTTTGCGGATTAGGTTTTCCATACCTGAAATTATTTTTTGGCAATGGATTGACACCCTCGATTTCCAGCACCTCAAGCTTTGCTTTTACTTCTTTATATGCAGGTGTATCTGTGTCTTTATCCGCATAGCTGCTCGTAATGAGATTAATGGCTGATTCACCTGAATCATTCATCGGCAGGTACACTTCTTTTCCTTTCACGCGATCTGTTATTACACATTTAACCTTTACTTTTCCATATGGGGATATCAGCCTTACAAGAGATCCGTCTTTTAAACCGCGCTCTAAAGCAAGTTCAGGAGATACCTCAAGGAAAGCACCAGGAGTTTTTGAAGTAATACCTTTTGATTTATAGGTCATATTGCCTTCATGAAAATGTTCGAGCAGCCTGCCGTTATTCACGTGAATATCATATTCATCTCCAAATTGGAGCGGCTTCGTCCAATCGACTGGAAAGAGGCGGGCCTTGCCATCCGGAAAAGGAAACTCATCCAAGAAAAGAACAGGCGTATCCGTGCCATCAGCTGCTACAGGCCATAGAAGACTTTTGTACCCTTCAAGACGCTCATAGTTTACTCCTGCAAAAAGAGGGGCAAGCATCGCTGCTTCTTCCATGATGTCGCCTGGTTGTTTATAATCCCATCCAGCTCCGAGCTTATTCGCAACTTCCATGATGATTTTCCAGTCCGGCTTGGAGTCTCCCAAAGGTTCAAGGACCTGATATAAACGCTGAATTCTGCGTTCAGTATTCGTAAACGTTCCTTCTTTTTCAAGACTTGGACTTGCCGGAAGCACAACATCTGCATATTCCGCTGTTTTCGATAAAAAGAGGTCCTGAACGACGAAGAAATCCAATTTTTCATATGCAGCATGGACGTAGTTCAAATTAGAATCCACAATCCCCATTTCCTCTCCTTTTAAATACATGGCTCTCACGCTGCCGGCGTGAATACCGGCCACCATTTCGTGGTTGTTTAAACCCGGCCGCTCCGGCAATTTGACTCCCCATCCTTTTTCATATTTAGCCCTTACAGCAGGATCGGTGATTTTTTCATAGGACGGAAGCCTGTCTGGCATACTTCCAAAATCACTTGCTCCCTGCACATTGTTGTGGCCTCTCAAAGGATAGGAACCTGTGCCGGGACGGCCATAATTTCCTGTAATCAGCAGCAGGTTCGAGATGGCTGTACTGGTGTCGCTTCCGCCCGAATGCTGAGTGACGCCCATCGCCCAAAGGACAACTGTGCTTCTCGCTTCATGGATCATCTCAGCTAGTTTTATGAGCTCACTTTTCGAAATGCCTGTTGTTTTTTCTGCATATTCCAGTGTGAATTTCTCTAAGCTCTTCTTATATTCATCAAATCCATTTACTCTGTTTTTCAAAAATTGCATGTCCGCAAAGCCCCGGTCGATTATATAGTTGGTTACCGCAGATAGCCACACAATGTCTGTACCAGATTCAGGCTGAATAAATAAGTCGGAGCGGTCAGCCATTTCATGTTTTCTGAGGTCTGCGACAATCAGCTTCTGTTCATGCAGCTTGTGAGCCCGCTTCACTCTGGTGGACAGAACAGGATGCGATTCTGAAGTGTTTGAGCCGATGATCAGGACAAGCTCTGACATCTCAATATCTTTTATCGTGCCGGAATCACCTCCGTAGCCGACAGTTCGGAACAATCCCATTGTGGCCGGGGTCTGACAGTACCTTGAACAATTATCAATATTATTCGTACCAATTACTGACCGGGCAAGCTTTTGCATTAAATATGATTCTTCATTTGTGCATTTCGAGGAACTGATAAAGCTCAGTGCGTCAGGCCCATGTTCATTTTTTATTTGAGAAAACTTTCGCTCAATTAGCGTCAGCGCCTCATCCCATTCAGCTTCTCGGAAGGAATCTCCTTCTCTGATAAGCGGCTTCGTAAGACGTTCTTCGCTATTGACATAATCCCAGCCGAATTTGCCTTTCACACAGGTTGATATCCCGTTTGCTGGTGCCTCAGCTTGAGGTTCAACCTTTAAAATTTCTCTTTCTTTCGTCCAAATGTCAAAGCTGCAGCCGACTCCGCAATATGTACAGACGGTTTTTGTCTTCTTAATTCTTTCGTCACGCATAGCTGATTCCATGTCAGATATTGCAAGGATTGAACCGTATCCGGTTTCAACATTTTTCGTGATCTCAATCATGGGGCGCAAAGTTTGTTTGGAGATCCCTGTTAAATAACCCGCTTCCCCTTCCATCCCTTTTTCCATCATTGCGTTGCATGGGCAAACAGTTGAACAATGACCGCAGGAAACACAGGATGACTCATTGATTGCCACGTCGTTGTCCCAAATCACACGGGGCCTGTCTCGTTCCCAGTCGATTGAAAGGGTCTCTGTAACCTGTACATTCTGACATGCTTCTACACATCTGCCGCAAAGAATACATTGATCGGGATCATAGCGGTAAAAAGGATTCGTCTTGTCTATTTCATAAGGCTTCGGGGCAAATGGTATGCTTTGATGATTGATTTTCATTTCTTTTACCGTATTGTGTATTTCACAGCCACCATTATTGTAATCACAGACTGTACAATAGAGCTCATGATTGTGCAAAATCCGGTCCATGCCTATGAGCTGGGCCTCTTTTACTTCAGGTGATAGTGAATCAATCTCATCCCCGATCTTGATCTCAGTTGAACAGGCCCTCACAAATTCGCCGTTTACTTTAATGATGCATGTATCACATGTTTCAATTGCACCAAGGCTCGGATGAAAGCAAACGCTGGGTACCTCAAGTTTATGACCTGAAAGAATTTGTAGAGCTGTCTGATTTGCATATCCTTTAGCTTCAGCTCCGTTTATTTTCATGTTAAAACTATCTGACAAAAAGACCTCCCCTTTCAAGAATAGTTAAAATGTTCAATCCATTTTCAATACAGCATTTTATTTACCCTCTACTATCAGGAACAAAACAAGGCGGCAATTAAGCGCCCTCTAAATTGTAGCAAGATTCTGTCTTTTCAACAATCGATAAACCTAAAACTGTTCATGTCTTGAAGAAAAGGAACAAAAAAAGAGTTTCAGCTAAACTGAAACCCTTCTTATCCTACCCTCCGCTTACAGGAGGAATGAACGCAACAGTATCTCCATCTTTAATGACATTATCTTCATTTGCAAAGCTTTCATTAACCGCGGTCATGACACCGCTTAATCCTTGCAGCCCGTGGTTATCCTGCAGCCACTGTTTTAAATCGTGCACGGTAAGGCCCCTTTTGTCAATTTCTATTGCAGGGGTTCCGGCCTCGTCCTGTAAATGGGCAAACAGCAAGATTTTAATCATTTTTTCCGCCCTCTTTCTTGGGTTTTCCCTCAGGATATGGTGTTTGCCCAAGCTGATCTCCAATCCACATTGTCCCATCTTCCCAATGTTCTTTTTTCCAGATGGGAACAATCTGTTTGATCCGCTCTATCGCATATTCATTTGCTAGATATGCTGTTTTCCTGTGTGGAGAAGAAACGGCAATCACAACAGCTATATCTGAAATCTCGAGCTTGCCTATTCGGTGGGTAATAGCTGTTATGGCATCCGGCCAGCGTCCTTTTATTTCATCGCCGATTTGTTCAAGCATTTTTACAGCCATCGGTTCATAGGCCTGATACTCTAAATAAAGCGTTCTTTTGCCTTGAGTAAATTCTCTTACTGTCCCAATAAAAGTTGTAATGGCTCCAGCTTCTCTTCTTGCAACTTTATTCGTCACTAGATCAGCTGAAATTGAATCCTTCGTAATCTCAAAATATTCCTGACTCATGCTGCCCCCTCACAATTCCCATTATGTAGTCGATGTAATTCTGTTCATCTTCGATATGAAAGATTGGAACATTTATGTTTAAGCTGTGGATATCAGGCCATGTAATGACGCATAAGATTCCGTTTAATTTTAATAGAGAGAGATCGCTTTCTTCTTTTAATAAAACTACTTTTGGAAAATGTTCTTTCTTATATCCCTCTATGAAAATTGTATCAATGGACAGAGATTGGTAGATTTCCACCAGCTTTGCAAGCGGCCAATGCTGACCCGCCAAACTGAGCAAAAGGACACCGTCCCCTTCAACCCCTGCTAAAACAGCTCCTGCTTTTGAATGGCGATCACTGTCTTTCACCTGAAATCCATGATCTGGAATGCCTCCGTGTCCGTGATGCTTGATTGTTCCAACTTGATGACTGTTCTCTTTTGCTCTTTTTATGAGCTTTTCCAATAAAGTTGTCTTTCCTGTGTTTTGATGTCCGATTATTTGTATGACGGCACAATGTTTTCCCACGGCCAATCACTTCCCTTTTGATCATCCAATAATAAGACATCCACCATCATGCCGGCCTGATAGCCTCTCGTTCCGCCTGGAAGAATAATAAGTGCGTTTGCTTCTGCTAAAGATGAAACGGCACTTGATTTATCAAAGCCAGAAGGAAAAGCAGAAAGCCTGCCCTCATTAAAATGAAGCTCAGCCCTTACAAACCTGGTAAATGGATTAGCCTTAGAAAAATCCTCGCCCAAATAAGCTTTTTCTTTTCTTACATGCGGTGATGGGTGAAAGTTGTGATGCCGGATGACAGGCCGGACAAACAATTCAAATCCGACAAAACAAGCAGACGGATTTCCTGAAAGGCCAACCAGTAATTTTTGATCTAAAGCAGCAACGGTAGTGACACTGCCCGGCCTCATCGCAATCTTGTTAAAAAGAACATCTGCACCGAGCTTTTCATAAATGGCGGGCAAATAATCATAATCACCAACAGACACTCCGCCTGTTGTAATCAACAAATCGACTTGACTTAGTGCATCTCTCACGGCATTGATGCATTGTTCAAGATCATCACTGAATTTCCCGAAATATTTCGCCTCTCCCCCTGCCCGTTCAATTTGAGCGAGAATCATATAAGAGTTGCTGTTGCGGATTTTTCCGGGCTGCAGCGGTTCATTGACATCAAGCAGTTCACTGCCCGTTGCAAGCACTCCGATTACTGGCTTTTTCGCTGCCGGAACCTCACGATATCCGAACGTCGCAAGCAACGCAGCAATGCCTGGCGTAATGACGCTTCCTTTTGCCGCAAGTATAGT contains these protein-coding regions:
- the moaD gene encoding molybdopterin converting factor subunit 1, whose amino-acid sequence is MIKILLFAHLQDEAGTPAIEIDKRGLTVHDLKQWLQDNHGLQGLSGVMTAVNESFANEDNVIKDGDTVAFIPPVSGG
- a CDS encoding DUF1641 domain-containing protein, translated to MAKATKTITRIEKTEEEKRKEDLREVEDALIDHKDAIIDTLEILQYMQDRGILPLLKGLFGQGDKVMDILVKTVDKKETTNSLKNLLLMTGVLGMINVKQLEPFLLKVNAGIARAAENKDPAEKTSYFDLARSLKDPEVNRAVTLLISFLKGMGQETEHIEKTNQSKEDQVRHKNETLE
- the fdhF gene encoding formate dehydrogenase subunit alpha, which produces MKINGAEAKGYANQTALQILSGHKLEVPSVCFHPSLGAIETCDTCIIKVNGEFVRACSTEIKIGDEIDSLSPEVKEAQLIGMDRILHNHELYCTVCDYNNGGCEIHNTVKEMKINHQSIPFAPKPYEIDKTNPFYRYDPDQCILCGRCVEACQNVQVTETLSIDWERDRPRVIWDNDVAINESSCVSCGHCSTVCPCNAMMEKGMEGEAGYLTGISKQTLRPMIEITKNVETGYGSILAISDMESAMRDERIKKTKTVCTYCGVGCSFDIWTKEREILKVEPQAEAPANGISTCVKGKFGWDYVNSEERLTKPLIREGDSFREAEWDEALTLIERKFSQIKNEHGPDALSFISSSKCTNEESYLMQKLARSVIGTNNIDNCSRYCQTPATMGLFRTVGYGGDSGTIKDIEMSELVLIIGSNTSESHPVLSTRVKRAHKLHEQKLIVADLRKHEMADRSDLFIQPESGTDIVWLSAVTNYIIDRGFADMQFLKNRVNGFDEYKKSLEKFTLEYAEKTTGISKSELIKLAEMIHEARSTVVLWAMGVTQHSGGSDTSTAISNLLLITGNYGRPGTGSYPLRGHNNVQGASDFGSMPDRLPSYEKITDPAVRAKYEKGWGVKLPERPGLNNHEMVAGIHAGSVRAMYLKGEEMGIVDSNLNYVHAAYEKLDFFVVQDLFLSKTAEYADVVLPASPSLEKEGTFTNTERRIQRLYQVLEPLGDSKPDWKIIMEVANKLGAGWDYKQPGDIMEEAAMLAPLFAGVNYERLEGYKSLLWPVAADGTDTPVLFLDEFPFPDGKARLFPVDWTKPLQFGDEYDIHVNNGRLLEHFHEGNMTYKSKGITSKTPGAFLEVSPELALERGLKDGSLVRLISPYGKVKVKCVITDRVKGKEVYLPMNDSGESAINLITSSYADKDTDTPAYKEVKAKLEVLEIEGVNPLPKNNFRYGKPNPQRGVEVERKWKRKDYAFPGDLVKKEGNKVGKGN
- a CDS encoding molybdenum cofactor biosynthesis protein MoaE, yielding MSQEYFEITKDSISADLVTNKVARREAGAITTFIGTVREFTQGKRTLYLEYQAYEPMAVKMLEQIGDEIKGRWPDAITAITHRIGKLEISDIAVVIAVSSPHRKTAYLANEYAIERIKQIVPIWKKEHWEDGTMWIGDQLGQTPYPEGKPKKEGGKND
- a CDS encoding molybdopterin molybdotransferase MoeA, which gives rise to MVEKRTPIAVSDAVQKVMDFAIRGKVELVALESSYGRFLAEDLIADHDVPSFDRSPYDGFAVRSEDTVQITRTNPGVFEVIGEIGAGSVFHNSVGRNQAVRIMTGAQIPAGADAVVMLELTKEIAAEEGKRFELKRPLKSGENISFKGEDTKKGTILAAKGSVITPGIAALLATFGYREVPAAKKPVIGVLATGSELLDVNEPLQPGKIRNSNSYMILAQIERAGGEAKYFGKFSDDLEQCINAVRDALSQVDLLITTGGVSVGDYDYLPAIYEKLGADVLFNKIAMRPGSVTTVAALDQKLLVGLSGNPSACFVGFELFVRPVIRHHNFHPSPHVRKEKAYLGEDFSKANPFTRFVRAELHFNEGRLSAFPSGFDKSSAVSSLAEANALIILPGGTRGYQAGMMVDVLLLDDQKGSDWPWENIVPSYK
- the mobB gene encoding molybdopterin-guanine dinucleotide biosynthesis protein B; the protein is MGKHCAVIQIIGHQNTGKTTLLEKLIKRAKENSHQVGTIKHHGHGGIPDHGFQVKDSDRHSKAGAVLAGVEGDGVLLLSLAGQHWPLAKLVEIYQSLSIDTIFIEGYKKEHFPKVVLLKEESDLSLLKLNGILCVITWPDIHSLNINVPIFHIEDEQNYIDYIMGIVRGQHESGIF